The following are encoded in a window of Esox lucius isolate fEsoLuc1 chromosome 14, fEsoLuc1.pri, whole genome shotgun sequence genomic DNA:
- the LOC105027926 gene encoding mucin-2 isoform X1: MVSKEPNHLLTGQHTNSKTADKLPGAMTVRSVLLNRDSPDIESRLKRRRNRTHQVRFKDLEDGVGGGTPGAGAETEGHQRTAAERDSPHPLRKSSPTSPVAAQGWLTESTVGGEGSSNQTSVVGAVRGDMADTIEVVAAFLARAPPHPLTPGPTRRCWAPPPSPPRPCSLTLPFSRRRCSSTAIQTSPCLQKPKNPEALATRSRSEGKSAGVDLDDGLDEYTTHNHVSETASCDGISPGPKTKQDLVDQPRANASSLVFRNHSVNSWHDSDSTQPVRLRDTAEPCYCDSVTCGSEGSKREGSATPSQARRRKRMNRAVSDPGREVCYCNTPTQTDSPCVSPPETPPPSTVQPCSSQTQTDSPCDSPPPSTVRPSIAKTQTMPLYASLTRTAPVSPHPRCETPPMVVLSRNSLPRTESNCTHPFNRSEVPPTVLPSQVLTTLLQTETVPSSICQNQIKPPCTTTTTTNCPFPPQTPTPAPLTAPACPTPTLTPTKVPFTAPACPTPTPTPTAVPFTVPACPTPTPTPTKVPFTAPACPTPTPTPTAVPFTAPACPTPKPTPTAVPLTAPACPTPKPTPTAVPFTAPACPTLTSTPTAFPFTAPACPTPKPSLTAVPFTAPACPTPTPTPTAVPFIAPTYSTPTLTCTAVPFIAPTYSTPTLTSTAVHFIAPACPTPRPTSTAVPFTAPTCPTPTPSLTIAPCTIITQTVTPCSLNQSMSSCASPPPTVTSCHPPALATPPYISLIQTIPPGNPPCQTVPPCSFQPPAVPSYSTHIQIQTIKYCSSPSTTVKSGNPLPPMVKSHHTLPTTPYCGTPTKTVPLYASTFRPAPPYTPPPQAQPSSAEDRRASEWECRGERRILPPPPPPPPPYTPRKGGLSCTPEQDRRAPLLRRASEKERSARSESPVPSPRANSLKHRAQTPPVIPLKGTQGDHCFSPTKGIPRPTCLGQAQAQLGAQLGALHKMLCSGPNTPNSQQALPSGQCPSGAQGCSGTGSGPTAGPLTSTQADTLRQVQEILGGLVSGARSKLDPSWVAEKLMGPNGPLHDIRSLQTQLHSLEGVLETSQNTIKVLLDVIQDLEKKEAERDGRHSYRTGQDIENCGTCRDCACIIYSVEHDFRIQEGAVTRTWRVGDPPEGSPLAAVTPQPTTPHRQDSPLPMTPARPSHSGKKTRKKCFWFL; the protein is encoded by the exons ATGGTGAGCAAAGAGCCAAATCACTTGCTCACTGGCCAACACACCAACAGCAAGACCGCCGACAAGCTGCCTGGTGCCATGACCGTGCGCTCTGTGCTGCTAAATCGCGACTCGCCGGACATCGAGAGCCGCCTCAAGCGACGCCGCAACCGCACCCATCAGGTCCGTTTCAAAGACCTGGAGGATGGCGTGGGAGGCGGGACTCCTGGCGCTGGAGCTGAAACCGAAGGCCACCAGAGGACTGCCGCCGAGCGCGACAGCCCCCACCCCCTGCGGAAGAGCAGCCCCACGAGCCCTGTGGCGGCCCAAGGATGGCTGACGGAGAGTACAGTCGGCGGTGAGGGGTCCTCCAACCAGACCTCGGTGGTAGGGGCCGTCCGAGGAGACATGGCCGACACCATCGAAGTGGTGGCGGCTTTCCTGGCCCGGGCGCCCCCTCACCCGCTCACCCCGGGTCCGACGCGCCGCTGCTGGGCACCACCGCCTTCGCCCCCACGGCCGTGCTCCCTCACGCTGCCTTTTTCCCGGAGGCGGTGCTCCAGTACGGCCATCCAGACCTCCCCCTGCCTTCAGAAGCCCAAGAACCCGGAGGCACTAGCCACGCGCAGCCGCAGCGAGGGTAAGTCGGCAGGGGTGGATTTAGACGATGGACTGGACGAGTACACTACCCACAACCATGTTTCAGAGACGGCATCCTGTGACGGAATAAGCCCTGGGCCTAAGACTAAGCAGGACTTGGTGGACCAACCTAGAGCTAACGCTAGCTCCCTCGTCTTCCGGAATCACTCGGTCAATTCTTGGCACGACTCCGATTCCACTCAACCAGTTCGGCTACGGGACACTGCGGAGCCTTGCTACTGCGACTCTGTGACCTGTGGGAGTGAGGGGTCTAAACGTGAGGGGAGTGCCACTCCGTCGCAAGCCAGGAGGAGAAAACGCATGAATCGTGCCGTCAGCGACCCCGGGAGGGAGGTGTGCTACTGCAACACTCcaacccagacagacagcccgTGTGTTTCCCCTCCTGAAACACCTCCTCCGTCGACCGTGCAGCCCTGCTCCTCCCAAACTCAGACTGATAGTCCCTGCGACTCCCCTCCACCCTCGACTGTGAGACCCTCCATCGCAAAAACTCAGACTATGCCTCTCTATGCCTCCTTAACCAGAACTGCGCCAGTCTCTCCCCATCCAAGATGTGAAACGCCCCCGATGGTGGTTCTCTCGCGCAACTCCCTACCCCGAACTGAATCCAACTGTACACATCCATTCAACCGATCAGAAGTTCCTCCCACTGTGCTTCCATCTCAAGTTCTAACCACTTTGCTTCAAACTGAAACTGTCCCGTCCTCCATCTGCCAGAATCAAATTAAACCACCatgcaccaccaccaccaccaccaactgCCCCTTCCCACCGCAGACGCCAACGCCAGCCCCTTTAACAGCTCCAGCTTGCCCCACCCCAACATTAACTCCAACTAAAGTCCCTTTCACAGCTCCAGCTTGCCCCACCCCAACACCAACTCCAACTGCAGTCCCTTTCACAGTTCCAGCTTGCCCCACCCCAACACCAACTCCAACTAAAGTCCCTTTCACAGCTCCAGCTTGCCCCACCCCAACACCAACTCCAACTGCAGTCCCTTTCACAGCTCCAGCTTGCCCCACCCCAAAACCAACTCCAACTGCAGTCCCTTTAACAGCTCCAGCTTGCCCCACCCCAAAACCAACTCCAACTGCAGTTCCTTTCACAGCTCCAGCTTGCCCCACCCTAACATCAACTCCAACTGCATTTCCTTTCACAGCTCCAGCTTGCCCCACCCCAAAACCATCTCTAACTGCAGTCCCTTTCACTGCTCCAGCTTGCCCCACCCCAACACCAACTCCAACTGCAGTCCCTTTCATAGCTCCAACCTACTCCACTCCAACACTAACTTGTACTGCAGTCCCTTTCATAGCTCCAACCTACTCCACTCCAACACTAACTTCTACTGCAGTCCATTTCATAGCTCCAGCTTGCCCCACCCCAAGACCAACATCAACTGCAGTGCCTTTCACAGCACCAACTTGCCCCACCCCAACACCATCTCTAACTATAGCCCCCTGCACCATCATAACACAAACAGTCACACCATGCTCCTTAAATCAATCCATGTCCTCCTGCGCCTCTCCACCACCAACTGTCACATCCTGTCACCCCCCAGCCCTAGCCACCCCTCCCTACATCTCCTTAATTCAGACCATACCTCCTGGGAACCCCCCGTGTCAAACTGTACCCCCCTGCTCCTTCCAGCCTCCAGCAGTTCCTTCCTACTCCACCCACATTCAAATCCAAACCATAAAATATtgctcctccccctccactaCTGTAAAAAGTGGCAACCCCCTGCCTCCAATGGTAAAATCCCACCATACACTGCCGACAACGCCATATTGCGGCACTCCGACCAAAACTGTCCCCCTGTACGCATCCACTTTCCGCCCTGCGCCCCCCTACACCCCCCCGCCTCAGGCCCAACCCAGCAGTGCTGAGGACCGGAGGGCGTCAGAGTGGGAGTGTAGGGGCGAGAGGAGGATACTTCCGCcgccaccccctccccctcccccatacaCCCCTCGCAAAGGGGGGTTGAGCTGCACCCCAGAACAGGACCGCCGAGCGCCTCTGCTAAGGCGGGCCAGCGAGAAGGAGAGGTCAGCGAGGTCGGAGTCACCAGTTCCAAGTCCCAGAGCCAACTCCCTTAAACACAGAGCTCAAACACCCCCGGTCATCCCTCTGAAGGGGACCCAGGGAGACCATTGTTTCTCGCCTACCAAAGGCATCCCCAGGCCCACCTGCCTGGGCCAGGCTCAGGCGCAGCTTGGGGCTCAGCTTGGGGCCCTTCATAAAATGCTCTGTTCTGGACCCAACACCCCCAACAGCCAGCAGGCTCTCCCGTCTGGACAGTGCCCTTCAGGGGCCCAGGGATGCTCTGGCACTGGAAGTGGCCCCACAGCCGGGCCCCTGACATCCACCCAGGCTGACACCCTCAGGCAGGTCCAGGAGATCCTGGGGGGGCTGGTTTCGGGCGCCAGGAGTAAACTGGACCCATCCTGGGTGGCAGAAAAACTAATGGGCCCTAACGGGCCCCTCCATGACATCCGGAGCCTGCAGACCCAGCTTCACAGCCTGGAGGGTGTTCTGGAGACCAGCCAGAATACCATCAAGGTCCTGCTGGATGTCATTCAGGACTTGGAGAAGAAGGAAGCCGAGAGAGACGG GAGACACTCCTACAGGACGGGCCAGGATATAGAAAACTGTGGCACGTGCAGAGACTGTGCCTGCATCATATACAG
- the LOC105027926 gene encoding mucin-2 isoform X2, with product MVSKEPNHLLTGQHTNSKTADKLPGAMTVRSVLLNRDSPDIESRLKRRRNRTHQVRFKDLEDGVGGGTPGAGAETEGHQRTAAERDSPHPLRKSSPTSPVAAQGWLTESTVGGEGSSNQTSVVGAVRGDMADTIEVVAAFLARAPPHPLTPGPTRRCWAPPPSPPRPCSLTLPFSRRRCSSTAIQTSPCLQKPKNPEALATRSRSEGKSAGVDLDDGLDEYTTHNHVSETASCDGISPGPKTKQDLVDQPRANASSLVFRNHSVNSWHDSDSTQPVRLRDTAEPCYCDSVTCGSEGSKREGSATPSQARRRKRMNRAVSDPGREVCYCNTPTQTDSPCVSPPETPPPSTVQPCSSQTQTDSPCDSPPPSTVRPSIAKTQTMPLYASLTRTAPVSPHPRCETPPMVVLSRNSLPRTESNCTHPFNRSEVPPTVLPSQVLTTLLQTETVPSSICQNQIKPPCTTTTTTNCPFPPQTPTPAPLTAPACPTPTLTPTKVPFTAPACPTPTPTPTAVPFTVPACPTPTPTPTKVPFTAPACPTPTPTPTAVPFTAPACPTPKPTPTAVPLTAPACPTPKPTPTAVPFTAPACPTLTSTPTAFPFTAPACPTPKPSLTAVPFTAPACPTPTPTPTAVPFIAPTYSTPTLTCTAVPFIAPTYSTPTLTSTAVHFIAPACPTPRPTSTAVPFTAPTCPTPTPSLTIAPCTIITQTVTPCSLNQSMSSCASPPPTVTSCHPPALATPPYISLIQTIPPGNPPCQTVPPCSFQPPAVPSYSTHIQIQTIKYCSSPSTTVKSGNPLPPMVKSHHTLPTTPYCGTPTKTVPLYASTFRPAPPYTPPPQAQPSSAEDRRASEWECRGERRILPPPPPPPPPYTPRKGGLSCTPEQDRRAPLLRRASEKERSARSESPVPSPRANSLKHRAQTPPVIPLKGTQGDHCFSPTKGIPRPTCLGQAQAQLGAQLGALHKMLCSGPNTPNSQQALPSGQCPSGAQGCSGTGSGPTAGPLTSTQADTLRQVQEILGGLVSGARSKLDPSWVAEKLMGPNGPLHDIRSLQTQLHSLEGVLETSQNTIKVLLDVIQDLEKKEAERDGRHSYRTGQDIENCGTCRDCACIIYRVYEDSSLIRSPNKPLSLPHKV from the exons ATGGTGAGCAAAGAGCCAAATCACTTGCTCACTGGCCAACACACCAACAGCAAGACCGCCGACAAGCTGCCTGGTGCCATGACCGTGCGCTCTGTGCTGCTAAATCGCGACTCGCCGGACATCGAGAGCCGCCTCAAGCGACGCCGCAACCGCACCCATCAGGTCCGTTTCAAAGACCTGGAGGATGGCGTGGGAGGCGGGACTCCTGGCGCTGGAGCTGAAACCGAAGGCCACCAGAGGACTGCCGCCGAGCGCGACAGCCCCCACCCCCTGCGGAAGAGCAGCCCCACGAGCCCTGTGGCGGCCCAAGGATGGCTGACGGAGAGTACAGTCGGCGGTGAGGGGTCCTCCAACCAGACCTCGGTGGTAGGGGCCGTCCGAGGAGACATGGCCGACACCATCGAAGTGGTGGCGGCTTTCCTGGCCCGGGCGCCCCCTCACCCGCTCACCCCGGGTCCGACGCGCCGCTGCTGGGCACCACCGCCTTCGCCCCCACGGCCGTGCTCCCTCACGCTGCCTTTTTCCCGGAGGCGGTGCTCCAGTACGGCCATCCAGACCTCCCCCTGCCTTCAGAAGCCCAAGAACCCGGAGGCACTAGCCACGCGCAGCCGCAGCGAGGGTAAGTCGGCAGGGGTGGATTTAGACGATGGACTGGACGAGTACACTACCCACAACCATGTTTCAGAGACGGCATCCTGTGACGGAATAAGCCCTGGGCCTAAGACTAAGCAGGACTTGGTGGACCAACCTAGAGCTAACGCTAGCTCCCTCGTCTTCCGGAATCACTCGGTCAATTCTTGGCACGACTCCGATTCCACTCAACCAGTTCGGCTACGGGACACTGCGGAGCCTTGCTACTGCGACTCTGTGACCTGTGGGAGTGAGGGGTCTAAACGTGAGGGGAGTGCCACTCCGTCGCAAGCCAGGAGGAGAAAACGCATGAATCGTGCCGTCAGCGACCCCGGGAGGGAGGTGTGCTACTGCAACACTCcaacccagacagacagcccgTGTGTTTCCCCTCCTGAAACACCTCCTCCGTCGACCGTGCAGCCCTGCTCCTCCCAAACTCAGACTGATAGTCCCTGCGACTCCCCTCCACCCTCGACTGTGAGACCCTCCATCGCAAAAACTCAGACTATGCCTCTCTATGCCTCCTTAACCAGAACTGCGCCAGTCTCTCCCCATCCAAGATGTGAAACGCCCCCGATGGTGGTTCTCTCGCGCAACTCCCTACCCCGAACTGAATCCAACTGTACACATCCATTCAACCGATCAGAAGTTCCTCCCACTGTGCTTCCATCTCAAGTTCTAACCACTTTGCTTCAAACTGAAACTGTCCCGTCCTCCATCTGCCAGAATCAAATTAAACCACCatgcaccaccaccaccaccaccaactgCCCCTTCCCACCGCAGACGCCAACGCCAGCCCCTTTAACAGCTCCAGCTTGCCCCACCCCAACATTAACTCCAACTAAAGTCCCTTTCACAGCTCCAGCTTGCCCCACCCCAACACCAACTCCAACTGCAGTCCCTTTCACAGTTCCAGCTTGCCCCACCCCAACACCAACTCCAACTAAAGTCCCTTTCACAGCTCCAGCTTGCCCCACCCCAACACCAACTCCAACTGCAGTCCCTTTCACAGCTCCAGCTTGCCCCACCCCAAAACCAACTCCAACTGCAGTCCCTTTAACAGCTCCAGCTTGCCCCACCCCAAAACCAACTCCAACTGCAGTTCCTTTCACAGCTCCAGCTTGCCCCACCCTAACATCAACTCCAACTGCATTTCCTTTCACAGCTCCAGCTTGCCCCACCCCAAAACCATCTCTAACTGCAGTCCCTTTCACTGCTCCAGCTTGCCCCACCCCAACACCAACTCCAACTGCAGTCCCTTTCATAGCTCCAACCTACTCCACTCCAACACTAACTTGTACTGCAGTCCCTTTCATAGCTCCAACCTACTCCACTCCAACACTAACTTCTACTGCAGTCCATTTCATAGCTCCAGCTTGCCCCACCCCAAGACCAACATCAACTGCAGTGCCTTTCACAGCACCAACTTGCCCCACCCCAACACCATCTCTAACTATAGCCCCCTGCACCATCATAACACAAACAGTCACACCATGCTCCTTAAATCAATCCATGTCCTCCTGCGCCTCTCCACCACCAACTGTCACATCCTGTCACCCCCCAGCCCTAGCCACCCCTCCCTACATCTCCTTAATTCAGACCATACCTCCTGGGAACCCCCCGTGTCAAACTGTACCCCCCTGCTCCTTCCAGCCTCCAGCAGTTCCTTCCTACTCCACCCACATTCAAATCCAAACCATAAAATATtgctcctccccctccactaCTGTAAAAAGTGGCAACCCCCTGCCTCCAATGGTAAAATCCCACCATACACTGCCGACAACGCCATATTGCGGCACTCCGACCAAAACTGTCCCCCTGTACGCATCCACTTTCCGCCCTGCGCCCCCCTACACCCCCCCGCCTCAGGCCCAACCCAGCAGTGCTGAGGACCGGAGGGCGTCAGAGTGGGAGTGTAGGGGCGAGAGGAGGATACTTCCGCcgccaccccctccccctcccccatacaCCCCTCGCAAAGGGGGGTTGAGCTGCACCCCAGAACAGGACCGCCGAGCGCCTCTGCTAAGGCGGGCCAGCGAGAAGGAGAGGTCAGCGAGGTCGGAGTCACCAGTTCCAAGTCCCAGAGCCAACTCCCTTAAACACAGAGCTCAAACACCCCCGGTCATCCCTCTGAAGGGGACCCAGGGAGACCATTGTTTCTCGCCTACCAAAGGCATCCCCAGGCCCACCTGCCTGGGCCAGGCTCAGGCGCAGCTTGGGGCTCAGCTTGGGGCCCTTCATAAAATGCTCTGTTCTGGACCCAACACCCCCAACAGCCAGCAGGCTCTCCCGTCTGGACAGTGCCCTTCAGGGGCCCAGGGATGCTCTGGCACTGGAAGTGGCCCCACAGCCGGGCCCCTGACATCCACCCAGGCTGACACCCTCAGGCAGGTCCAGGAGATCCTGGGGGGGCTGGTTTCGGGCGCCAGGAGTAAACTGGACCCATCCTGGGTGGCAGAAAAACTAATGGGCCCTAACGGGCCCCTCCATGACATCCGGAGCCTGCAGACCCAGCTTCACAGCCTGGAGGGTGTTCTGGAGACCAGCCAGAATACCATCAAGGTCCTGCTGGATGTCATTCAGGACTTGGAGAAGAAGGAAGCCGAGAGAGACGG GAGACACTCCTACAGGACGGGCCAGGATATAGAAAACTGTGGCACGTGCAGAGACTGTGCCTGCATCATATACAG GGTTTATGAGGACAGCAGCCTAATTAGATCACCCAACAAACCTCTGTCTCTTCCACACAAGGTATAG